The following are encoded in a window of Eschrichtius robustus isolate mEscRob2 chromosome 1, mEscRob2.pri, whole genome shotgun sequence genomic DNA:
- the SPESP1 gene encoding sperm equatorial segment protein 1 isoform X2, translating into MAFVRAVVSDTVSAEEDAKWLQWVTHQFETIAGEDREINLQELKRALNVKESFFAKRFFILFDSDGSGTITLQELQEAWTLLIHRSPTDKLQFLFQVHDVDGSGSINVDELRIVLQSCLRESAISLPEEKQDQLTLALFKLADKDCSGVITFDELRDELQRFPGVMENLTISAAHWLTPSAARPPRHRPRQLTSAY; encoded by the exons CACCGTGAGTGCCGAGGAGGACGCCAAGTGGCTTCAGTGGGTGACACACCAGTTTGAGACCATTGCGGGAGAAGACAGGGAAATCAACCTGCAAGAGCTCAAAAGAGCCCTGAACGTGAAAGAG TCCTTCTTTGCCAAGAGATTCTTCATTCTGTTTGACTCGGATGGAAGTGGCACCATCACACTTCAGGAGCTGCAGGAGGCGTGGACCCTGCTCATCCACCGCAGCCCTACAGACAAACTCCAATTCCTCTTCCAGGTGCATGATGTTGACG GGAGCGGCTCCATCAACGTGGACGAGCTGCGCATCGTGCTGCAGTCGTGCCTGCGTGAGAGCGCCATCTCGCTGCCCGAGGAGAAGCAGGACCAGCTGACGCTGGCGCTCTTCAAGTTGGCAGACAAGGACTGCAGCGGCGTCATCACCTTCGATGAGCTTCGAGACGAGCTGCAGCGCTTCCCCGGGGTCATGGAGAACCTGACCATCAG TGCTGCCCACTGGCTGACTCCTTCCGCCGCCAGGCCACCCCGACACCGTCCTCGCCAGCTGACCTCTGCCTACTGA